In one Procambarus clarkii isolate CNS0578487 chromosome 87, FALCON_Pclarkii_2.0, whole genome shotgun sequence genomic region, the following are encoded:
- the LOC138358874 gene encoding uncharacterized protein has protein sequence MRAVATPVEAPHLPGPTTYRSSMRAVATPVKASHLPGPTTYRSSMRAVATPVKAPHLPGPTTYRSSMRAVATPVEAPHLPEPTTYRSSMRAVATPVEAPHLPGPTTYRSSMRAVATPVKASHLSGPTTYRSSMRAVATPVKAPHLPGPTTYRSSMRAVATPVKATHLPGPTTYRSSMRAVATPVKAPHLPGPTTYRSSMRAVATPVKASHLT, from the coding sequence ATGCGAGCTGTGGCCACACCTGTCGAAGCCCCACACCTTCCTGGGCCCACAACCTATCGTAGCAGCATGCGAGCTGTGGCCACACCTGTCAAAGCCTCACACCTTCCTGGGCCCACAACCTATCGTAGCAGCATGCGAGCTGTGGCCACACCTGTCAAAGCCCCACACCTTCCTGGGCCCACAACCTATCGTAGCAGCATGCGAGCTGTGGCCACACCTGTCGAAGCCCCACACCTTCCTGAGCCCACAACCTATCGTAGCAGCATGCGAGCTGTGGCCACACCTGTCGAAGCCCCACACCTTCCTGGGCCCACAACCTATCGTAGCAGCATGCGAGCTGTGGCCACACCTGTCAAAGCCTCACACCTTTCTGGGCCCACAACCTATCGTAGCAGCATGCGAGCTGTGGCCACACCTGTCAAAGCCCCACACCTTCCTGGGCCCACAACCTATCGTAGCAGCATGCGAGCTGTGGCCACACCTGTCAAAGCCACACACCTTCCTGGGCCCACAACCTATCGTAGCAGCATGCGAGCTGTGGCCACACCTGTCAAAGCCCCACACCTTCCTGGGCCCACAACCTATCGTAGCAGCATGCGAGCTGTGGCCACACCTGTcaaagcctcacacctaacgtga
- the LOC138358875 gene encoding uncharacterized protein, translating into MRRSNQPPMDLPREYHGAPPEHYRDHPPPYRQHVNLEHFRPATSMDLYRPATSHAESYRGSGAAPSQSDPFRSGSGGGQGLPSYHVCSSSAESFRPSSTGHTFHHSPSCPHTSMAPHPPPQHDPFHTFSSDMCRGLGNGSEGYSENTLQARPHEHHHHDPHHHDPYLRHPSPQDLGGSRGHVSAAQAPDMYRDLPPLMPHAPHHHHHHHHHHQQQQQQQQQQQQQQQQHSHHLVRHSSTIDRHTLERHRTNLETRGGLEPHQEVASPRDPLGPTTLLESGHHMSSAPDMLRHHRSVPDMYASLQEEEQSEEQHTYGEGCRLRRQQSVSKEGTASGSGSAASEPTTRPRSRPFGLQRQHSLGQELSRPFSNTLDFRHTHDLRALQQDITRSQSNALDLARAGSVGGLSPSLADIRRSRSNAQEMCRGARAGSEGREIRHAHSTHDIPISHSPRSRSPRSHQTLPDVYPEPPRASSGGSSGPSPPIPSGPPSDSARPGSAGQGGVDYPRQHSAYCEVARAAQQQQQQQQQHHHYYHMNVPQQSSRA; encoded by the exons ATGCGGCGCAGCAACCAACCCCCGATGGATCTGCCCCGAGAGTACCACGGCGCGCCCCCCGAGCACTACCGCGACCACCCGCCCCCGTACCGTCAGCACGTCAACCTGGAACACTTCCGCCCcgccaccagcatggacctctacCGCCCCGCCACCTCACACGCCGAGTCGTACCGTGGCTCCGGTGCCGCGCCCAGTCAATCCGACCCCTTCCGCTCCGGGTCAGGAGGCGGTCAGGGGCTGCCCTCCTACCACGTGTGCAGCTCCTCGGCCGAGAGCTTCCGGCCGAGCAGCACCGGCCACACCTTCCACCACAGCCCCAGCTGCCCCCACACCTCCATggccccccaccccccgccccaGCACGACCCCTTCCACACCTTTTCCAGCGACATGTGTCGGGGACTTGGCAACGGGTCGGAAGGTTACTCTGAGAACACGCTGCAGGCACGACCccacgagcaccaccaccacgacccgcACCACCACGACCCGTACCTCCGTCACCCGTCGCCGCAGGACCTGGGCGGGTCCCGGGGACACGTGTCCGCAGCCCAGGCACCGGACATGTACCGTGATCTCCCGCCTTTAATGCCCCacgcaccacaccaccatcaccatcaccatcaccatcaccagcagcagcagcaacagcagcagcaacagcagcagcagcagcagcagcactctcATCATCTGGTGCGCCACAGCTCCACCATCGACAGACACACGCTGGAACGCCACCGGACCAACCTGGAAACGCGCGGGGGGCTCGAACCCCATCAGGAGGTAGCGAGCCCGAGGGATCCCCTGGGACCGACGACGCTGCTGGAGTCGGGGCACCACATGAGCAGCGCCCCCGACATGCTCCGACACCACCGCTCCGTGCCCGACATGTACGCTTCCTTACAGGAGGAAGAACAGTCTGAAGAACAGCACACCTACGGCGAGGGCTGCCGTCTGCGCCGTCAGCAGTCCGTCAGCAAGGAGGGCACCGCCAGCGGCTCGGGCAGCGCAGCGTCAGAACCCACCACTCGCCCGCGGTCTCGGCCTTTTGGTCTGCAGAGGCAACACTCCCTCGGGCAGGAGCTCTCACGACCCTTCTCCAATACTCTGGACTTCCGACACACGCACGACCTGAGGGCCCTTCAGCAGGACATCACTAGGTCACAGAGCAACGCCCTTGACCTGGCGCGGGCGGGGAGCGTGGGCGGCCTGTCCCCGAGCCTCGCTGATATCCGTAGATCCCGCAGCAATGCCCAGGAAATGTGTCGAGGGGCGCGGGCAGGCAGCGAGGGCAGGGAGATCCGGCATGCCCACTCTACCCACGACATACCCATCTCTCATTCGCCACGTTCCAGGTCGCCACGGTCTCACCAGACCCTGCCCGATGTCTACCCGGAGCCCCCAAGGGCCTCGTCGGGGGGCTCAAGCGGACCCTCGCCCCCAATACCCAGTGGACCGCCCTCGGACTCGGCACGGCCCGGAAGTGCGGGCCAGGGCGGTGTTGACTACCCAAGGCAGCACTCTGCCTACTGTGAGGTGGCCCGGGccgcacagcagcagcagcagcaacaacaacaacaccatcactaTTACCATATGAACGTGCCGCAACAATCTAGCAGG gcctag